From one Malus sylvestris chromosome 1, drMalSylv7.2, whole genome shotgun sequence genomic stretch:
- the LOC126625967 gene encoding probable arabinosyltransferase ARAD1, whose protein sequence is MARSKYPVLLLLLPLLALSLIFLLFSFHGPSPSDPSDPSAILHPYQPIYKPETSFVASLERFLLAHKSRPLKPRDDTVLTTPTQSQLTHLDDLVFQSDSHRLYADPYYPLSLPIRVYVYDMPSKFTYDLLWLFRNSYKETFNLTSNGSPVHRLIEQHSIDYWLWADLIAPESERLLKSVVRVHRQEEADLFYIPFFTTISFFLLEKQQCKALYREVVKWVTDQPAWNRSQGRDHILPVHHPWSFKSVRRLMKDAIWLLPDMDSTGNWYKPGQVYLEKDLILPYVANVDFCDARCISETRSKRTTLLFFRGRLKRNAGGKIRSQLVAELNGADGVAIEEGTAGETGKAAAQNGMRKSVFCLSPAGDTPSSARLFDAIVSGCIPVIVSDELELPFEGILDYRKIALFISSSDAVRPGWLVTYLRNISHAQIEELRQNLAKYSRHFLYSSPAQPLGPEDLVWRMMAGKLVNIKLHTRRSQRVVKESRSICTCECKRANSTTTGHLQL, encoded by the exons ATGGCGAGATCCAAATACCCAGTGCTTCTCCTACTTCTGCCTCTCCTCGCCCTCTCCCTCATCTTCTTACTCTTCTCCTTCCACGGCCCCTCCCCCTCCGACCCCTCCGACCCCTCCGCCATTCTCCACCCATACCAGCCCATTTACAAACCCGAAACCTCCTTCGTTGCCTCCCTCGAGCGCTTCCTCCTCGCCCACAAATCCCGCCCACTCAAGCCCCGCGATGACACCGTCCTCACCACTCCCACCCAATCCCAACTCACGCACCTGGACGATCTGGTCTTCCAGAGCGACAGCCACAGGTTGTACGCCGATCCGTACTACCCGCTCAGCTTGCCGATTAGGGTTTACGTGTACGACATGCCCAGTAAGTTCACCTACGATCTCCTCTGGCTCTTCCGAAACTCTTACAAGGAGACCTTCAATCTCACCTCTAATGGCAGCCCCGTCCACCGCCTCATCGAGCAG CATTCAATCGATTACTGGCTATGGGCGGATTTGATAGCTCCGGAGTCAGAAAGGCTGTTGAAAAGCGTAGTGAGAGTGCATAGGCAGGAGGAGGCAGACCTCTTCTACATCCCATTCTTCACCACCATCAGCTTCTTCTTACTGGAGAAGCAGCAATGCAAAGCACTTTATAGG GAAGTCGTCAAGTGGGTTACCGATCAGCCTGCCTGGAACCGATCCCAAGGACGTGATCACATTCTTCCTGTTCACCATCCCTGGTCTTTTAAGTCTGTTCGCCGTCTCATGAAGGATGCAATTTGGTTGCTTCCTGATATGGACTCCACTGGCAACTG GTACAAACCTGGACAAGTCTATCTGGAGAAAGATCTAATTCTTCCTTATGTTGCCAATGTTGATTTTTGTGATGCGAGATGCATATCCGAGACTCGATCCAAGAGAACAACTTTGCTCTTTTTTCGTGGCCGGCTTAAAAGAAATGCT GGAGGGAAGATACGCTCACAACTTGTAGCAGAACTAAATGGTGCTGATGGTGTAGCTATAGAGGAAGGGACAGCAGGAGAGACAGGAAAGGCAGCAGCTCAGAATGGAATGCGCAA GTCTGTCTTTTGCTTAAGTCCCGCTGGTGACACTCCATCCTCCGCTAGATTGTTTGATGCCATTGTTAGTGGTTGCATACCAGTCATAGTTAGTGATGAACTGGAACTTCCTTTTGAAGGAATACTAGATTATAGGAAG ATAGctttatttatttcttctaGTGACGCTGTACGACCAGGGTGGCTTGTAACATATCTTAGAAACATTAGCCATGCTCAAATAGAGGAACTGCGTCAGAATCTTGCCAAG TACTCAAGACATTTCCTCTACTCCAGTCCAGCCCAGCCCTTGGGTCCGGAAGACTTGGTTTGGAGAATG ATGGCTGGTAAGCTGGTGAACATCAAGCTTCACACTCGGAGATCTCAACGAGTGGTGAAAGAGTCAAGAAGTATCTGCACTTGTGAGTGCAAGCGTGCCAACTCTACAACCACAGGTCACTTGCAACTGTAA
- the LOC126625975 gene encoding TOM1-like protein 1, giving the protein MSDNLMEKVSALGERLKIEGTEVGRKMSAGFSSVSFKVKELFQGPNQADKIVEDATSEALEEPDWAMNLEICDMINTERVNSVELIRGLKKRIMLKNPRVQYLALVLLETCVKNCEKAFSEIAAERVLDEMVKLIDDPQTVVNNRNKALMLIEAWGESTGELRYLPVYEETYKSLRSRGIRFPGRDNESLAPIFTPPRSVSASESDASFSQQIPVEIAAQNFTAEQPKEAFDVARNSIELLNTVLSSSPQQDALQDDLTTTLVQQCRQSLSTVQRIIETAGENEALLFEALNVNDEIHKTLSKYEELIRPSVVPTAPEPAMIPVAVEPDESPSHAKEDSLIRRPAASRGLVHAGSNDDMMDDLDEMIFGKKGGSSSEGSQDPKKQQTPAKDDLISF; this is encoded by the exons ATGAGTGACAATTTGATGGAGAAAGTGAGCGCTCTTGGTGAGCGCCTCAAGATCGAAGGGACTGAGGTCGGTCGAAAAATGAGCGCTGGATTTAGCTCAGTCAGCTTTAAGGTGAAGGAGCTCTTCCAAGGCCCAAACCAAGCAGATAAGATCGTTGAAGATGCCACATCAGAAGCACTCGAAGAACCTGACTGGGCTATGAATCTTGAAATTTGTGACATGATCAATACTGAAAGAGTTAACAGTGTTGAATTGATTCGTGGATTAAAAAAGCGGATTATGTTGAAGAATCCTAGGGTCCAATACCTTGCGCTAGTGCTGCTTGAAACATGTGTGAAGAACTGTGAAAAGGCTTTCTCTGAAATAGCAGCGGAGAGAGTTCTTGATGAGATGGTGAAGCTGATTGACGACCCTCAGACTGTTGTTAATAATCGCAATAAAGCTTTGATGCTGATCGAAGCATGGGGGGAATCGACCGGTGAGCTCCGCTATTTACCTGTTTACGAGGAAACATACAAG AGTTTAAGATCAAGGGGTATTCGGTTTCCCGGTCGCGACAATGAGAGTTTGGCACCAATATTCACTCCCCCTCGTTCAGTTTCTGCTTCGGAGTCAGATGCTAGTTTTTCCCAGCAGATTCCAGTTGAGATTGCTGCCCAAAACTTTACGGCTGAACAACCAAAGGAAGCATTTGATGTTGCAAGAAACAGTATTGAGCTACTTAATACTGTTTTATCCTCTTCACCCCAACAAGATGCTTTACAG GATGACTTGACGACCACACTTGTACAACAGTGCCGTCAATCTCTATCCACTGTCCAGAGAATTATAGAGACAGCTGGAGAGAACGAGGCCTTGCTGTTTGAAGCGTTGAATGTGAATGATGAGATCCATAAAACTCTATCCAAGTATGAAGAACTGATCAGGCCTTCAGTTGTTCCAACTGCGCCAGAACCTGCAATGATACCCGTAGCTGTGGAGCCTGATGAATCACCAAGTCATGCAAAAGAGGATTCATTGATTAGAAGACCAGCTGCTTCTCGAGGTTTGGTTCATGCAGGGAGCAACGATGACATGATGGATGATCTTGATGAGATGATATTTGGCAAGAAAGGTGGAAGTTCATCTGAAGGAAGCCAAGATCCGAAGAAGCAGCAGACGCCAGCAAAGGATGACCTTATCAGCTTTTGA